Proteins encoded by one window of Nocardioides euryhalodurans:
- the cydD gene encoding thiol reductant ABC exporter subunit CydD — protein sequence MRPSDPRLRRVLRPAARPLAGTVAAGVAGSLLVVAQAWLVAGLVVAVLREGDVVPWAVAVAGLLAARGLAGVVGDVCAARAAGVVGTDLRRRLTLAVVARPGRHPTGEVAALLTRGVTAAEPYLTRYLPALVLAVVLPPLTVVAIASQDLLSAVIVLATLPLIPVFGALVGIATRDRAEEQWRAMASLSGHFLDVVRGLPTLVAHRRARAQSARIAGITDRYRVATMRTLRLAFASSAVLELVATLSVALVAVTVGVRLASGSLDLGTALVVLLLAPESFWPLRRVGAEFHAAAEGVATFERSAALLADLPGETDASAYDTRGAVVLDAVTVLREGRTTPAMAGVSTVLEPQGVTVVTGPSGCGKTTLLAVVAGLLEPTDGRVTLDGTPLAGEAWRTQVAWLPQRPLFVGGSIGDNLRLSRPDADDDACWEALRGVALEERVRALPAGLDTSVHEDGLSLSAGERARLALARVVLADRPWTLLDEPTAHLDTLTEQVIADTIVELGRRRAVVVVAHRPAMVALADHHLELPAPLPEPAPATAAAPAPTTRTVPLDDPAGEPPRRPRFLLGTVLGSLASASGVALTATAGWLIVQASTHPPVLTMLVAIVGVRTFGLARPVLRYAERLVSHDGALRLLATRRVQVYDALVPLTPGRLGRRRGDLLASVVDDVDSVVDRELRVRLPIRTYAAVAALATLVAALLLPAAGLLLAIASLVTGVAAYGMARRGADTAERTSVALRARLSGQVVETIQVADELLMWQAEHRAADTVARLSDQLAAAADRATRWLAGARATVLVVTGAAVAGNAWVAAPAVADGRLSGPLMAMLVLLPLALADVALPVADAGALAARTTAARERLDRLEHTAPAVRDTVARPAPDGDDVLLEHASARWTADGPLTTPADLALAPGDRVALVGPSGCGKSTVAALLMRHLDPARGRVSLGGTSLRSLATDDVRARIGLVDDDPHVFGTTVAENVRLARPGADDAEVEAALRQARLGGWLDALPDGLGTWVGDGHAAVSGGERARIAIARSLLARQPVLVLDEPAAHLDHATATELAHEVLDGPRRTSVLWITHADAGLDLVDHVVDLGAPTATPTLSAG from the coding sequence GTGAGGCCCTCGGACCCCCGGCTGCGGCGGGTGCTGCGACCCGCTGCCCGCCCCCTCGCCGGCACGGTCGCGGCGGGCGTCGCCGGCAGTCTCCTCGTGGTGGCGCAGGCGTGGCTGGTCGCCGGCCTGGTCGTCGCCGTCCTGCGCGAGGGGGACGTCGTCCCGTGGGCGGTGGCCGTCGCCGGCCTGCTGGCAGCGCGGGGTCTGGCCGGCGTCGTCGGTGACGTCTGCGCCGCCCGGGCCGCGGGCGTGGTGGGTACGGACCTGCGTCGCCGGCTGACCCTGGCCGTGGTCGCCCGGCCCGGACGGCACCCCACCGGGGAGGTCGCGGCGCTCCTCACGCGAGGGGTCACGGCGGCGGAGCCCTACCTCACGCGCTACCTGCCCGCTCTCGTGCTGGCGGTCGTGCTGCCGCCGCTCACCGTGGTCGCGATCGCCAGCCAGGACCTGCTCAGCGCGGTCATCGTGCTGGCCACCCTGCCCCTGATCCCCGTGTTCGGCGCCCTGGTCGGCATCGCGACCCGCGACCGCGCCGAGGAGCAGTGGCGTGCCATGGCGTCGCTGTCGGGCCACTTCCTCGACGTCGTCCGTGGCCTGCCCACCCTGGTCGCGCACCGTCGCGCCCGCGCCCAGTCGGCCCGGATCGCCGGGATCACCGACCGCTACCGGGTCGCGACGATGCGGACGCTGCGGCTGGCCTTCGCCTCCTCGGCCGTGCTGGAGCTGGTCGCCACGCTCTCCGTGGCGCTCGTCGCCGTCACCGTCGGGGTCCGGCTGGCCTCGGGCTCGCTGGACCTGGGCACCGCCCTGGTCGTGCTGCTGCTCGCCCCCGAGTCCTTCTGGCCGCTGCGGCGGGTGGGCGCGGAGTTCCACGCCGCCGCCGAGGGCGTCGCCACGTTCGAGCGTTCCGCCGCCCTGCTCGCCGACCTGCCGGGCGAGACCGACGCCTCGGCGTACGACACCCGCGGCGCGGTGGTCCTCGACGCCGTGACGGTGCTCCGCGAAGGGCGTACGACGCCCGCGATGGCCGGCGTCTCGACGGTGCTCGAGCCGCAGGGGGTCACCGTCGTGACCGGTCCGTCGGGGTGCGGCAAGACGACCCTGCTCGCCGTCGTCGCCGGCCTGCTCGAGCCCACCGATGGCCGCGTCACCCTCGACGGCACACCGCTGGCGGGTGAGGCATGGCGGACGCAGGTGGCCTGGCTCCCCCAACGGCCGCTCTTCGTGGGTGGCTCGATCGGCGACAACCTGCGCCTCTCGCGTCCCGACGCCGACGACGACGCGTGCTGGGAGGCGCTGCGCGGGGTGGCGCTGGAGGAACGCGTCCGCGCACTCCCTGCAGGGCTCGACACCTCCGTGCACGAGGACGGGCTGAGCCTGTCGGCGGGCGAACGCGCCCGGCTGGCGCTGGCCCGCGTGGTGCTGGCCGACCGGCCCTGGACCCTGCTCGACGAGCCCACCGCCCACCTCGACACGCTCACCGAGCAGGTCATCGCCGACACCATCGTCGAGCTCGGGCGTCGCCGCGCGGTCGTGGTCGTGGCGCACCGTCCCGCGATGGTGGCGCTCGCCGACCACCACCTCGAGCTCCCGGCACCACTCCCGGAGCCCGCGCCCGCCACTGCCGCGGCGCCCGCGCCCACGACCCGTACGGTGCCGCTCGACGACCCGGCGGGCGAGCCACCCCGCCGGCCCCGGTTCCTGCTGGGCACGGTTCTGGGCTCCCTCGCCTCGGCGTCCGGCGTGGCCCTCACCGCCACGGCCGGGTGGCTGATCGTGCAGGCCTCGACCCACCCGCCGGTCCTCACGATGCTGGTCGCGATCGTCGGGGTCCGCACCTTCGGCCTCGCCCGGCCGGTGCTCCGGTACGCCGAGCGGCTGGTCTCCCACGACGGCGCGCTGCGGCTGCTGGCGACCCGTCGGGTCCAGGTCTACGACGCCCTCGTCCCGCTCACCCCCGGTCGGCTCGGCCGCCGGCGGGGCGACCTGCTCGCCTCGGTCGTCGACGACGTCGACAGCGTGGTCGACCGCGAGCTCCGGGTGCGGCTCCCGATCCGGACGTACGCCGCCGTGGCCGCCCTCGCCACGCTCGTCGCCGCCCTGCTGCTCCCGGCCGCCGGCCTGCTGCTGGCGATCGCCTCGTTGGTCACCGGCGTCGCGGCGTACGGCATGGCGCGGCGGGGTGCCGACACGGCCGAGCGGACCTCGGTCGCGCTCCGGGCCCGCCTCTCCGGACAGGTCGTCGAGACCATCCAGGTGGCCGACGAGCTGCTGATGTGGCAGGCGGAGCACCGCGCCGCCGACACCGTCGCCCGCCTCAGCGACCAGCTCGCCGCCGCCGCCGACCGCGCGACCCGGTGGCTCGCCGGCGCGCGCGCCACCGTCCTGGTCGTGACGGGCGCCGCGGTGGCGGGCAACGCGTGGGTCGCCGCTCCTGCGGTGGCCGACGGCCGGCTCAGCGGTCCGCTGATGGCGATGCTGGTGCTGCTGCCGCTCGCGCTGGCGGACGTGGCCCTCCCGGTCGCCGACGCAGGTGCGCTCGCCGCCCGCACGACCGCGGCACGGGAGCGGCTCGACCGGCTCGAGCACACCGCACCCGCCGTTCGCGACACGGTGGCCCGACCGGCTCCGGACGGCGACGACGTCCTGCTCGAGCACGCCAGCGCCCGCTGGACGGCCGACGGACCGCTCACCACGCCGGCTGACCTGGCGCTGGCGCCCGGGGACCGGGTGGCCCTCGTCGGGCCCTCGGGGTGCGGCAAGAGCACGGTCGCGGCGCTGCTCATGCGCCACCTCGACCCCGCCCGCGGCCGGGTCTCCCTGGGCGGCACCTCCCTGCGTTCCCTCGCCACCGACGACGTCCGCGCCCGCATCGGGCTGGTCGACGACGACCCCCACGTGTTCGGCACGACCGTCGCCGAGAACGTCCGCCTGGCGCGGCCCGGGGCCGACGACGCGGAGGTCGAGGCGGCGCTGCGGCAGGCGCGGCTCGGCGGCTGGCTCGACGCCCTGCCGGACGGGCTCGGCACCTGGGTCGGCGACGGCCACGCAGCCGTCTCGGGCGGCGAGCGGGCCCGGATCGCGATCGCGCGCTCGCTGCTGGCCCGGCAGCCCGTCCTCGTCCTCGACGAGCCGGCGGCACACCTCGACCACGCCACGGCGACCGAGCTGGCGCACGAGGTGCTCGACGGCCCCCGGCGTACGTCGGTGCTGTGGATCACCCATGCCGATGCCGGTCTGGACCTGGTCGACCACGTGGTCGACCTCGGTGCGCCGACGGCGACGCCCACCCTCTCCGCGGGCTGA
- the cydB gene encoding cytochrome d ubiquinol oxidase subunit II, producing the protein MELTTVWFALIAVLWMGYFTLEGFDFGVGMLLPVLARDDTERRVLINTIGPVWDGNEVWLLVAGGATFAAFPEWYATLFSGFYLPLLLILVALIVRGLAFEYRAKRPDAAWKGRWDLAIIVGSFVPALLWGVAFANILRGVPIDADLEYVGGFFTLLNPYALLGGVTTLLLFLTHGAVFVSLKTDGDIRHRARALALKVGAGAAVAAVAFLVWTQVETGTAASAVAFVVAALALVAGLLALPSGREGWAFLGTFVAIALAVAGLFLALFPDVMPTTLAAGESLTTTNAAATPYTLKIMTVVAVVFTPLVLAYQGWTYWVFRKRIAVHHIPVAPAATPVP; encoded by the coding sequence ATGGAGCTCACGACCGTCTGGTTCGCCCTGATCGCCGTCCTCTGGATGGGCTACTTCACCCTGGAGGGGTTCGACTTCGGGGTCGGGATGCTGCTGCCCGTCCTGGCCCGCGACGACACCGAGCGCCGCGTCCTCATCAACACCATCGGCCCGGTCTGGGACGGCAACGAGGTGTGGCTGCTCGTGGCCGGCGGTGCCACCTTCGCGGCCTTCCCCGAGTGGTACGCCACGCTCTTCAGCGGCTTCTACCTGCCGCTGCTGCTGATCCTGGTGGCGCTCATCGTGCGGGGGCTCGCGTTCGAGTACCGCGCCAAGCGTCCCGACGCCGCCTGGAAGGGCCGGTGGGACCTGGCGATCATCGTGGGCTCGTTCGTCCCGGCGCTGCTGTGGGGTGTCGCGTTCGCCAACATCCTGAGGGGCGTCCCGATCGACGCCGACCTGGAGTACGTCGGCGGGTTCTTCACGCTGCTGAACCCGTACGCCCTGCTCGGCGGCGTGACGACGCTGCTGCTCTTCCTCACCCACGGGGCGGTCTTCGTCTCGCTGAAGACCGACGGGGACATCCGCCACCGTGCCCGGGCGCTCGCCCTGAAGGTGGGCGCCGGCGCGGCGGTCGCGGCGGTGGCCTTCCTGGTGTGGACGCAGGTGGAGACGGGCACCGCCGCGAGCGCGGTCGCCTTCGTCGTGGCAGCACTGGCCCTGGTCGCCGGTCTGCTCGCGCTGCCGTCGGGCCGGGAGGGCTGGGCGTTCCTGGGGACCTTCGTCGCGATCGCCCTGGCCGTCGCCGGGCTCTTCCTCGCGCTCTTCCCGGACGTGATGCCGACGACGCTGGCCGCAGGCGAGAGCCTGACGACCACCAACGCCGCCGCGACGCCGTACACGCTGAAGATCATGACGGTGGTCGCGGTGGTCTTCACCCCGCTGGTGCTGGCCTACCAGGGGTGGACCTACTGGGTCTTCCGGAAGCGGATCGCGGTGCACCACATCCCCGTCGCGCCGGCCGCCACCCCGGTTCCGTGA
- a CDS encoding cytochrome ubiquinol oxidase subunit I yields the protein MDPTDIARWQFAITTVYHFLFVPVSIGLSAMVAGYQTAWIRSRNPRWLRLTRFFGKLFLINFAIGVVTGIVQEFQFGMNWSDYSRFVGDVFGAPLAIEGLLAFFLESTFLGLWIFGWDRLPEKLHNACIWLVHLGTLFSAYFILAANSWMQNPVGYAYNPDTGRAEMDDFAAVLLNKVQLVTFPHVLLSAYLTAGAFVLGIGFWLLRRARTPEDQGVYRAAVRSGAVVVLVAGLGVAITGDVQGKIMTEVQPMKMAAAEALYETEQPAAFSVITIGTLDGSEETFSIKIPGLLSYLATGSTDGEVQGINDLREQYVATYGLDPGEKYYSPGDYTPMIPLTYWSFRLMIGLGVLAAVLAGWILWATRRGAVPGGRAILWAAVSLPFLPLAANSAGWIFTEVGRQPWSVFGLMTTAQSVSPTVSTGEALTSLIVLTLVYGVLAVVEVKLMLTYIRRGADPLTEQDLSPEPPGDDADKPLAFAY from the coding sequence GTGGACCCGACCGACATCGCGCGCTGGCAGTTCGCGATCACGACCGTCTACCACTTCCTCTTCGTGCCGGTGAGCATCGGCCTGTCGGCGATGGTGGCCGGCTACCAGACGGCGTGGATCCGGAGCCGCAACCCCCGCTGGCTGCGGCTGACCCGCTTCTTCGGCAAGCTCTTCCTCATCAACTTCGCCATCGGCGTGGTCACCGGCATCGTGCAGGAGTTCCAGTTCGGGATGAACTGGAGCGACTACTCCCGCTTCGTCGGCGACGTCTTCGGGGCGCCGCTGGCGATCGAGGGGCTGCTGGCGTTCTTCCTCGAGTCGACGTTCCTCGGGCTCTGGATCTTCGGGTGGGACCGGCTGCCCGAGAAGCTGCACAACGCCTGCATCTGGCTGGTCCACCTCGGCACGCTGTTCTCGGCGTACTTCATCCTGGCCGCGAACTCGTGGATGCAGAACCCCGTCGGGTACGCCTACAACCCCGACACCGGCCGCGCCGAGATGGACGACTTCGCCGCGGTGCTGCTCAACAAGGTGCAGCTGGTGACCTTCCCGCACGTGCTGCTGTCGGCGTACCTCACGGCGGGCGCGTTCGTCCTCGGCATCGGCTTCTGGCTGCTGCGTCGGGCCCGGACACCGGAGGACCAGGGCGTCTACCGTGCGGCCGTCCGCTCGGGAGCGGTCGTGGTGCTGGTCGCGGGCCTCGGCGTCGCGATCACCGGCGACGTGCAGGGCAAGATCATGACCGAGGTCCAGCCGATGAAGATGGCCGCCGCCGAGGCGCTCTACGAGACCGAGCAGCCGGCGGCGTTCAGCGTCATCACGATCGGGACGCTCGACGGCTCCGAGGAGACGTTCTCGATCAAGATCCCGGGTCTGCTGTCCTACCTCGCGACCGGCTCCACCGACGGGGAGGTGCAGGGGATCAACGACCTGCGGGAGCAGTACGTCGCGACGTACGGCCTGGACCCCGGTGAGAAGTACTACTCCCCCGGCGACTACACCCCGATGATCCCGCTGACCTACTGGTCCTTCCGGCTGATGATCGGGCTCGGCGTGCTCGCGGCCGTGCTCGCCGGCTGGATCCTCTGGGCGACGCGGCGCGGTGCCGTCCCGGGCGGCCGCGCCATCCTCTGGGCCGCGGTGTCGCTGCCCTTCCTGCCGCTGGCCGCCAACTCCGCGGGCTGGATCTTCACCGAGGTCGGGCGGCAGCCGTGGTCGGTCTTCGGGCTGATGACGACCGCCCAGTCGGTCTCCCCCACCGTCAGCACCGGCGAGGCGCTGACCTCCCTGATCGTGCTCACGCTCGTCTACGGCGTCCTCGCGGTGGTCGAGGTCAAGCTGATGCTCACCTACATCCGGCGCGGCGCCGACCCGCTGACCGAGCAGGACCTCAGCCCGGAGCCACCCGGCGACGACGCCGACAAGCCGCTCGCGTTCGCGTACTGA
- a CDS encoding Acg family FMN-binding oxidoreductase, which produces MSPVERPSITVLHEVVELACRAPSIFNSQPWAWRVDGPRLELHADRSRGLPAVDPEGRDLLVSCGAALHHAQVAAAATGWTPSVHRRPNPEDEDHLATITFVPSPITAEHSALLRALDERRTDRRSYSSWPIAPGLLTELARTAGHWGARAVPVTDEASRFVLERLVAQALAHQATVEPVVAEQASWLDRSTDEGVPATTVPRLVGASTSHRSRFGAGLLPQPDRESENVDGVLVIGGHDDEPAAWLRSGEALSALWLDAVASRLSVLPLTQVVEVDETRRALQQDVLGGEVVPHVLVRVGWHGTALQPIGRTPRRPLHDVLLP; this is translated from the coding sequence ATGAGCCCGGTCGAGCGGCCCTCCATCACCGTCCTCCACGAGGTCGTCGAGCTCGCCTGCCGGGCCCCGAGCATCTTCAACTCCCAGCCGTGGGCGTGGCGCGTCGACGGACCACGGCTCGAGCTGCACGCCGACCGCTCCCGCGGTCTGCCCGCGGTCGACCCCGAGGGCCGGGACCTGCTGGTCAGCTGCGGCGCAGCCCTCCACCACGCCCAGGTGGCCGCCGCGGCGACCGGCTGGACCCCGAGCGTGCACCGGCGGCCGAACCCCGAGGACGAGGACCACCTCGCGACGATCACCTTCGTGCCCTCGCCGATCACCGCAGAGCACTCCGCGCTGCTCCGCGCGCTCGACGAGCGGCGCACGGACCGGCGCAGCTACTCGTCCTGGCCGATCGCCCCCGGGCTGCTGACCGAGCTGGCCCGCACCGCGGGCCACTGGGGCGCACGAGCGGTCCCGGTCACCGACGAGGCCAGCCGCTTCGTGCTCGAACGGCTGGTCGCACAGGCACTCGCCCACCAGGCCACCGTCGAGCCCGTGGTCGCCGAGCAGGCGTCGTGGCTGGACCGGTCGACCGACGAGGGGGTGCCCGCGACCACGGTGCCGCGACTCGTCGGGGCTTCGACCAGCCACCGCAGCCGCTTCGGCGCCGGGCTGCTCCCGCAGCCCGACCGCGAGTCCGAGAACGTCGACGGGGTCCTCGTCATCGGCGGCCACGACGACGAGCCGGCCGCATGGCTGCGCTCCGGCGAGGCCCTCAGCGCGCTGTGGCTCGACGCCGTCGCGTCCCGGCTCTCGGTGCTCCCGCTGACGCAGGTCGTCGAGGTCGACGAGACCCGTCGCGCCCTGCAGCAGGACGTGCTCGGTGGCGAGGTGGTCCCCCACGTGCTGGTCCGCGTCGGCTGGCACGGCACGGCGCTGCAGCCCATCGGCCGCACCCCGCGGCGCCCGCTCCACGACGTGCTGCTCCCGTGA
- a CDS encoding CBS domain-containing protein, protein MLVLEVMSRHPVTVRAGTPVKVALRLLADHRITVLPVVSADGIVRGVVSEADLIREVLPPDPRAHEIPQARGDARASIVDEVMSAHALTVHPDTDLAEAVELLTSTTAKSLPVVDRRGRLQGVLSRSDVVRLLARSDDEIERQVDELLRSTGLAGWLVEVADGSVSLLGPGQDATVARLLAETVPGVLDVTASEEQS, encoded by the coding sequence ATGCTGGTCCTGGAGGTCATGAGCCGTCACCCGGTGACGGTGCGCGCGGGGACGCCGGTGAAGGTGGCACTGCGACTGCTCGCCGACCACCGGATCACGGTCCTGCCGGTCGTCAGCGCCGACGGGATCGTCCGCGGCGTCGTCAGCGAGGCCGACCTGATCCGCGAGGTGCTGCCACCGGACCCTCGTGCCCACGAGATCCCGCAGGCCCGCGGCGACGCACGGGCGTCGATCGTCGACGAGGTCATGAGCGCCCACGCCCTGACCGTCCACCCGGACACAGACCTGGCCGAGGCGGTCGAGCTGCTCACGAGCACCACCGCCAAGAGCCTGCCCGTCGTGGACCGGCGGGGGCGCCTGCAGGGAGTCCTCAGCCGCAGTGACGTCGTCAGGCTGCTCGCGCGCTCCGACGACGAGATCGAGCGCCAGGTGGACGAGCTGCTGCGGTCGACCGGTCTCGCCGGCTGGCTGGTCGAGGTGGCCGACGGCTCCGTGTCGCTGCTCGGCCCCGGGCAGGACGCCACGGTCGCCCGGCTGCTCGCCGAGACCGTCCCCGGCGTGCTGGACGTCACGGCCAGCGAGGAGCAGTCATGA
- a CDS encoding NAD(P)-dependent alcohol dehydrogenase produces MKALRLESWHSEPRLRDVPLPEPGPGQVRVQLGGAGACHSDLHLMDEFSDGVLPWGPPFTLGHENAGWVHRLGEGVVGLEPGQPVAVVGAWGCGSCRRCLAGLETYCDRPDLAPAPGGGGGLGLDGGMAEYMVVPSARHLVPLPEGLHPADAAPLTDAALTPYHAVRRSREKLVPGSVAVVIGIGGLGHLAVQVLRATSAAYVVAVDPRASARELATRSGADLALPPGEDLVAQVRAAGHGLGADVVLDMVGSDDTLATSAAVARQLADITVVGIGGGSLPFSFFGVPYEASVQTTYWGNRSELVEVLDLASRGLLHAETTRFSLDDAAHAYELLRRGEVDGRAVVVAHESWTP; encoded by the coding sequence ATGAAGGCCCTGCGACTCGAGTCCTGGCACAGCGAGCCCCGCCTGCGGGACGTCCCGCTCCCCGAGCCCGGCCCCGGCCAGGTCCGGGTCCAGCTCGGTGGCGCCGGTGCCTGCCACTCCGACCTCCACCTGATGGACGAGTTCTCCGACGGCGTCCTGCCGTGGGGGCCGCCCTTCACGCTCGGGCACGAGAACGCCGGCTGGGTGCACCGCCTCGGCGAGGGCGTCGTGGGCCTGGAGCCGGGCCAGCCCGTCGCCGTCGTCGGCGCGTGGGGCTGCGGCTCCTGCCGGCGCTGCCTGGCCGGCCTGGAGACCTACTGCGACCGGCCCGACCTCGCCCCCGCACCCGGCGGTGGCGGCGGCCTGGGCCTCGACGGCGGGATGGCGGAGTACATGGTCGTCCCGTCGGCCCGGCACCTCGTGCCCCTCCCGGAGGGGTTGCACCCCGCCGACGCCGCCCCGCTCACCGACGCCGCGCTCACGCCGTACCACGCGGTGCGGCGGTCCCGGGAGAAGCTCGTGCCCGGGTCGGTGGCCGTCGTGATCGGCATCGGCGGTCTCGGCCACCTGGCGGTGCAGGTGCTGCGCGCCACGTCCGCGGCGTACGTCGTCGCCGTCGACCCGCGGGCCTCGGCCCGGGAGCTGGCGACCCGGAGCGGCGCCGACCTCGCGCTCCCGCCGGGTGAGGACCTGGTGGCGCAGGTCCGTGCCGCCGGCCACGGCCTCGGTGCCGACGTCGTGCTCGACATGGTCGGCTCCGACGACACCCTCGCCACCAGCGCCGCCGTCGCCCGTCAGCTCGCCGACATCACCGTCGTGGGGATCGGCGGTGGGTCACTCCCCTTCTCCTTCTTCGGCGTGCCCTACGAGGCGAGCGTCCAGACGACCTACTGGGGCAACCGCTCCGAGCTGGTCGAGGTGCTCGACCTGGCGTCCCGGGGGCTGCTGCACGCCGAGACCACCCGGTTCTCGCTCGACGACGCCGCCCACGCCTACGAGCTGCTGCGCCGCGGCGAGGTCGACGGGCGCGCGGTCGTCGTCGCCCACGAGTCCTGGACGCCCTGA
- a CDS encoding sensor histidine kinase, with protein sequence MEDPRGVRRLERADWLWPAVICVAAIGEVLIVEVPPVAGTAVSVLACVLLVGRRLLPMVFATGAVLVLMFQHLVGVDESQLAVQMAVLFAGCFSLGRYVPGLLGLWGIGVINATLYLPARDWPTPTDLVWGLSLTAGPWIVGRIVQAHARLNALLAEQAEQLVAEQALLADRAVVEERRRIARELHDIVAHSLSVMVVQAGAAQDVVRRDPEAAERALTAIQEAGRAALGDTGRLLHLLRDDDGDELDPPPATRNLPALVEGFRDSGLDVELVVDGPTEGLSAGVDLSVYRIVQESLTNALKHGAGDAVRVSLRRGADGVDVEVLSASGKAARVLVSHGQGLIGMRERVAVFGGELKAGPTTDGGYLVRAHLPVPVS encoded by the coding sequence ATGGAGGACCCACGGGGGGTGCGACGGCTGGAGCGGGCCGACTGGCTGTGGCCGGCGGTGATCTGCGTGGCGGCGATCGGGGAGGTCCTCATCGTCGAGGTCCCGCCGGTGGCAGGCACTGCGGTGAGCGTGCTCGCCTGTGTGCTGCTCGTCGGCCGCAGGCTGCTGCCGATGGTGTTCGCCACCGGGGCCGTGCTGGTGCTCATGTTCCAGCACCTCGTCGGGGTCGACGAGAGCCAGCTGGCGGTGCAGATGGCCGTGCTCTTCGCCGGCTGCTTCTCGCTCGGGCGCTACGTGCCCGGGCTGCTCGGGCTGTGGGGGATCGGCGTGATCAACGCGACCCTCTACCTGCCCGCCCGGGACTGGCCGACCCCGACCGACCTGGTCTGGGGCCTCTCGCTCACCGCCGGGCCGTGGATCGTGGGCCGGATCGTCCAGGCCCACGCGCGGCTCAACGCGCTGCTCGCCGAGCAGGCCGAGCAGCTCGTGGCCGAGCAGGCGCTGCTGGCGGACCGGGCGGTGGTCGAGGAGCGTCGGCGGATCGCCCGCGAGCTCCACGACATCGTCGCCCACTCGCTGAGCGTGATGGTGGTGCAGGCAGGTGCGGCCCAGGACGTCGTTCGTCGAGACCCGGAGGCCGCCGAGCGGGCGCTGACCGCGATCCAGGAGGCGGGCCGCGCCGCGCTCGGCGACACCGGCCGGCTCCTCCACCTGCTGCGCGACGACGACGGCGACGAGCTCGACCCGCCGCCGGCGACGCGGAACCTGCCCGCGCTCGTCGAGGGCTTCCGGGACTCCGGGCTCGACGTGGAGCTGGTCGTCGACGGCCCGACCGAGGGACTCTCCGCGGGCGTCGACCTGTCGGTCTACCGGATCGTGCAGGAGAGCCTGACCAACGCGCTCAAGCACGGGGCGGGCGACGCCGTCCGGGTCAGCCTCCGGCGCGGCGCCGACGGGGTCGACGTCGAGGTGCTCAGTGCGTCCGGGAAGGCCGCCCGGGTGCTGGTGTCGCACGGGCAGGGGCTGATCGGGATGCGCGAGCGGGTCGCCGTGTTCGGGGGCGAGCTCAAGGCCGGACCGACCACCGACGGTGGCTACCTCGTCCGCGCACACCTCCCCGTCCCCGTGTCATGA
- a CDS encoding response regulator: MTSVVIADDQELIRVGLRTMLESRGIDVVAEAGTGGEALDATRRHAPDVVLMDIRMPGMDGIAATAELVREGLPSRVLVLTTYDLDELVYRALRTGAAGFLLKTTPAERIAAGVEVVASGDSLLSPGVTRRLIAQHAPGESCDGARLVGLTEREREVLVLVARGRSNTDIATDLVLTEATVKTHVNRLFAKLRVRSRAQAVVVAYESGLVVPGRRDP; this comes from the coding sequence ATGACCAGCGTCGTCATCGCCGACGACCAGGAGCTGATCCGCGTCGGGCTGCGCACGATGCTGGAGTCCCGGGGGATCGACGTGGTGGCCGAGGCCGGGACCGGCGGCGAGGCGCTGGACGCCACGCGACGCCACGCCCCGGACGTGGTGCTGATGGACATCCGGATGCCGGGCATGGACGGCATCGCGGCCACGGCCGAGTTGGTCCGGGAGGGGCTGCCGAGCCGGGTGCTGGTGCTGACGACGTACGACCTCGACGAGCTGGTCTACCGGGCGCTGCGGACGGGGGCCGCCGGCTTCCTGCTGAAGACCACGCCCGCGGAGCGGATCGCGGCCGGGGTGGAGGTCGTGGCGTCCGGTGACTCGCTGCTCTCGCCCGGCGTGACCCGGCGGCTGATCGCGCAGCACGCTCCCGGGGAGTCCTGCGACGGTGCCCGGTTGGTCGGGCTGACCGAGAGGGAGCGGGAGGTCCTGGTGCTGGTCGCACGCGGCCGTTCCAACACCGACATCGCCACCGACCTGGTGCTCACCGAGGCGACCGTCAAGACCCACGTCAACCGGCTCTTCGCCAAGCTCCGGGTGCGGAGCCGGGCCCAGGCCGTGGTGGTGGCGTACGAGTCGGGGCTCGTGGTGCCGGGGCGCCGCGACCCCTGA